Below is a genomic region from Candidatus Schekmanbacteria bacterium.
CAAATATATAATGTATCAAGATTTTTTTTATTAACTTACAATTACAAATGATAGAGCTGCTTTTCATAGTGTTGAACTCTGAATGCACACGCGCATGCCCATTCTGTTTTTATAACACAGGAAACCAGAGGAAAAGGAATGAGCGGCTCAATTCCGGAGATATACTCCGCTTTACTGATTTTCTCAAAAAACAGGGGCTTGCCAATGCAATCTTAAGCGGAGGAGAGCCGCTTCTTTTTGACGGTCTGGAAAGATTAATAAAAGAGCTTAGAAGTGCTGATATTTTTACATTGCTTCTCACAAACGGAGACCTCCTGACTTACGAGAAAAAGAAGGAGCTCAAGAAAAGCGGTCTTTCAGCAATATCAGTTTCTCTTCATGTCGACAGCGCTGATGAAATGGAACTTGAAAGAAAGATCACCTCTGCCGCAGAGGATATGGAGATCCCACTTACTTTCATCTTTGTTCTCACATCAGTGAATTTTTCATTAGCACAAAAAGCTTTGCAGCTTACCCGCAAGATGGGGAAAGGACTTATAATTCAGCCGGCCTTTATCCCATCTTTCAGTGGAAAAACCAACGAAAAAGCACGTAATTTGTCCATTGCGAACCTTCTCCCTGAAGATTTCGATAACTTAAAGAATGTTTTACTTGAATGGGGAAAATCATTTAATACTCTTGCCTTTGTGAAGCTTCTTCTCTCGCTTTATTCTAATCAGCCCGGCAGGCCAAAAGTGTGCGGCATGGGAGGGACATCTCTTGTTTTAAATTGCGACGGAGAGATTATCCCATGCTTTCACAGGGAAGACATTGTGCCGGGAAATATCCTTAAAGATGATTATGAATCAATCCTTAAAAAGAACAACCGGCTTTCAGCAGAGCTTCGCCATGCCGGCTGTTTCGGAGAGCACTGTGTCTCGCTGTTCACAGAGATAAGATAATTTTCGCGACTAAGGGGAAAGCATGTCTATCAGGACATCATCCAATGCCATCATAGCTCTTACTTTTTTTACCGGCTTTTATGGCATTACTCTCCAGTCAGCAATAGTCCGTGAAATACTTGTTGTCTCGTTCGGCAGCGAGCTCTGCCTTGGTCTTACTCTTTCCGGATGGTTATGCGGTATATCAATAGGCGCTTTTTTAGCCGGTAAAATCAAATCGGAAAAGTCAGAACAATTCCTTCTTCCCTCATTGATATTCATGCCTTTAAGTTCTTTTCCTGTAATACTGGCAATACGGTATGCAAGATTTTTCCTTAATGTTGAGCCCGGAGAGTATATCCCTTTTATCAAGCTCCTGTTTCTTTCAATAATACTTATCAGCACAGCAAGTTTTTTCGTGGGTTTTACCTTTCCTATTTTCTGCATGATGAAGAAGACCGCAACACCGGAAAAAGAAAGCAGCATAACTACAATCTATACCGCCGAAGCTGCCGGAAGCCTTGCGGGGGGATGTTTTTATACTTTTTTCTTTGTTATCTATTTTTCAACCTTTGAAACACTGATATTCTTAAATACCAGTGCCTTCCTGCTCCTCGCGCTTCTTTATCCTGCGATATCTCATGTAAAATTCAGACCATTGCTATTTGGTGTAATTGCCATTTTATTCTTCATCTCTTTAGTAACAGGCCTGTCCACTGGGATTAGCTCATTCTCAATAGAAAAACGATGGCAAAGCCTTGGAGGTGATATTCAACTCATAGAATCTGCTGACACAAAGTACCAGAACATCTCCATTGGCAGGAACAGCGGTCAATACAATATTTATCTTAACGGTATATATTCCTTTTCATTTCCTGACAAATATGGTGCTTCATTGACCGGAAATTTCATAATGAATGAACATCCCAATCCTAAAAAAATACTTCTTATCGGGGATGGACTCGCCGGAATAGTCGAGACAATGCTTTTATACCCGGTAGAGCGCATTGACTATGTAGAGCTTGATCCGTACCTGATAAAATTAATAACAAAATATGCTCCGCAGGAAAGCTTGAGGGTAATGGCAGACAGTAGGCTCCACATCCACAACACCGACGGAAGATATTTCATAAAAGAATCGTCTGAACACTATGACATCATATTTTCAAACCTTCCCGATCCATCTAATGCGATGATTAACAGAATGTTCACAGAAGATTTTTTCAGGGAGGCGAAAGAAAAATTAAACGATAGAGGAATATTTATAACATCCATCTCATCACAGTCCACCTATCTTGCAGGAAAACAGCTTCTCTATGCTGCTTCAGTTTACAACTCGCTTAAAGGTGTCTTTAAAAATATAGTTGCGGCACCCGGAGAAAGAATGTTTTTAATGGGAGGCGATTCACAGAGCTCGCCGACCTCTGATATAAGCGAGCTTGCTGAAAGATTTAAAGCTCGCGGCATCAAAAGCTCTTACTTTACCCCTTATCATTTCAATCTTCTCCTCCAGCCTGAACGAGTTGCCTTCATAAAAAGCAAGTTATCATCATCTTCAACGCTAGCTGCAAATACTGATATGGCTCCTGTGACATATCTTTATAACCTCATGCTGTGGGATTTCTACTCTGTAAAAGGAAGAGGGATTACTTTTTTTGCAAAGTTCGCGGAGTTCTTACGAAAGATTAAATTCATCTGGTATTGTTCTATACCATTTTTATTTTTTTCAGTAAGGCTTTTTTATATTTTATTCACCCGCCGGAAAAATATACTCAATGAGGCTTCATTCAACACAAGGCTCGCCATATTCATCACAGGTTTTTCAGGAATGGCGTTGAGCATAATATTGCTTTTCTCATTCCAGAGCATATTCGGTTATCTCTACAGCTTCATAGGGATTATCATTGCACTATTCATGGGAGGACTTACGGTTGGCGGATTTGCGGGGATGAAATATAAGGGCGGGCTGATCGAATGTCAGGGAGCCATAGCTTTAAATCAATTGCTGATAATGTTTTTTATAATTGCCTTGCCTCAAATATTAAAATCTTTCATCGCAATGGAAGCAGGAAATATCATCATGCAGGAGTTTGCATATTTAACTCTTATTCCGGTCTCAGGGTTCTTGACCGGAATTCAGTTTCCTCTTTCAGGGAGGATTCTTTCGCTTACAGGTATGAGTGTTCAGAAATCTGCCGCCGCAGTTGACAACATGGACCATCTGGGGGCATTCTTTGGAGCCATAGCAACAGGGGTAATCCTCGTCCCTATCCTCGGCATTGAATTTACATGTTATCTGATTGGCTTTATCAATTTTCTTATTGCAGCTTTATGGACTGTTTTCCTTTTTTTCGGCAGGGAGCAACGTCGGTCTGCTCGGGGAGCAGACCCTACAATTATTTCGTAGAGCAATATAGTTATTCGTCGTAGGGCACGTTCCCCGAACGTGCCGTGTAATATAATTTACCCCCAGACACCGGGAATCGGTCGTTTGCAGAACTTGCACTTTCCACCTTCAATCGAAACATCCGTGATGTAAAAACCAACCCTGCCAATTATTTTCTTTTTGCACTGAGGACAGTAGGTGTTTTCCCCCGGGTGCCCCGGAACATTGCCTACATAAGGAAAGTTCAAGCCAAAAGCCATAGCAGTGTTTCTTGCCATCTCAAGTGTTGAGACAGGGGTTACAGGAAGATTCTTTATTTTATAAGTTGGATGGAACTGTGTAAAATGAATAGGTACATCTGTGCCAAGATTCGTTTTTATCCACGAACACATCTGCCTTATCTCTGCCGGCGAATCATTGAGCGTCGGGATAAGAAGCACAACTATCTCAAACCAGATTCTACTCTGCTTTAAAAGCTTTAATGTTTCAAGGACAGGCTTAAGTTCAGCACTACATGTGTCCTTGTAAAATTTTTCCGTAAACCCCTTGAGGTCTATTTTGACGGCTCCCAAGTGTTTGCAAAGTTCCTGCATCGGCTCCTTTTCAATGAAGCCGTTTGATATCATAACGGTTTTTATTCCTGTCTTTTTCCCAAGCACAGCGATGTCGTGGACATATTCGTAAAAAACGACCGGCTCGGAATATGTACAGGCAATGGAGCGGGCGCCCTGTTTTGCCGCCTCTTTGTGGACATCATCCGGGGTGAGATAAACGCTTTCAACCTGCTCTGGTCGGAACTGGGCTATCTCCCAGTTCTGGCAAAACTTGCATTCAACATTGCATCCCGCAGTGGCAAGTGAAAATGCCGTAGTTGCCGGCAGATAATGGAAAAGAGGTTTTTTTTCTATCGGGTCTGTATGAATCGCGCATGGTCTTGAATATACTAAACTGTAATAAGTGCCGCCATGATTTTCCTTGTTGCCGCAGTAGCCGCGCTCCATATCTGCAATCCTGCATTTTCGCGGACACACCAGGCATTCTACACGAAGCTGGTCGATTTTCTTATAATACATGCACTCTTTAAGAGAGCGATTTCCCCCTGCTGCCGTCTCGCCTGCTTCAGATAAGAGAAGGATAGGATTCGAAGCAATATCACCTGCGGCAAATATACAGCCGCCTGCAACTGCACATTTTATGAACCTGCGTCTGTCCATGTTTTATAAGATAGCCCTTTGGAAAGGATTTTTCAATTTGGGATGAGGACGCTGTCTTTCTAAATAATCATGAAACTATCTTTATCCGGCTTTTATCAAAAACTCCAAGCCCCATATCTCCTGCTGTTTCTATATATTTAGGGTCGCGCTTTTCTTCGGCAAAGGGCTTAAGCCCTGCTGCTCTGCGCTTTTCAGTAATTATGTCGAAGCCTATGCGGTCTATCGCCACAGGATCCTCCGAAACAAGTATGCCGTTAAAATCCCATGTCCATTGCGGCTTATAAGATGGACCTCCCTGAAACTGCGCAGTGGTACCATCACAGACTATGAGCCGGACTTTGTCCTTTATAAGTGGGTGCATGTTAAGCTCTGCCACATAGGGATTGCATGCATTGTCATGATATTTGTTGGGATTGTGAATAGCTCCGTAAAAATTCTTCATCCCCAGCGAGACACCGGCAAGGTCATGGTCTTTCAGCACCGGAATATTTATTATGGTGCCGCATCTTTCTGAAAGTATCCTGCTGAAACAGCTTCCAACGGAACCGCTCATTCTTGGCTCCGGTTCATAGAGATTATTTGTTCCGAAACAGAGAACATCATTTCCTTTGCGGTTTACCGTAAACCCTGCACGAATAAGGTCATCATCTGTCCTGTCCCAGACAATTATCCTCTCCCGCTCTATCCCGGCAGATTGAAGGCTTGATATCACTGCTTCTACAAGTTCCCTGCTTGATGAGAGCCCCCGTCCTGCAAGGCAATTGACTTTTATGCCTATTGTATCAGTGCCGGGGAAAAGTGACTTTAATACATCGCGGGGGTCAGTAACCCCAAAAATCTTTTTGATACTTTCATCAAACATAGAGCGGAGAACATCGCCTCGGAGCTCTCCGTTTTTGTCTCTAATGTCACCCCGTTTTGAAACTGCGACAACAGGCTTTTTTTGGATTTTAGGTGTGCTTCTGAGAACCGTGCCGCTCTCACCAGAGGGGTTTATCTTATTATTGATCTTATTAATAAGAGTATCAAAAATGGATTCTGCGGAACTTATATTTTTAAGAAGACTTGCAATAAAACCGGCGCTGATCCCTGCAGTAACCTTAACGAATTTCCTTCTCTTCATTTTGCTTATTTCTCATGCTCTGAAAAAACCTGTGCTTCGAACTTCATTATCTTCGCACCTGACTTCCATGCATCGGAAGGCAATCCTGCCTTGGCACAGAGTTGTCTTAAAAAAGTATCACGGTCCCATCCATATTCAACCGGCACCTGCGGAAGGAGAAGCCCCCTGCTCCACCCTTTCTCGATTATCAGCCCGTCTCTGCCAACTTCTATTTCAGAAACATTAGCAACCGGGACAGGTACAGTGAGCACCGATATTTCGATATCACAATCTTTTTCCTCAGATGATTTCATAGGCTCAAAACGCGGATCCCTCGTGGAAGCATTAATTGCATTATCAACAATGGTTTCGTAGAGAGGTTTTATTCCTTCAACATAACCGATGCATCCTCTAAGCATGCCGTGTTTTGTTATCGTCACGAAAGCGCCGCGTTTTTGTTTGAGCTTATCAGATACATTGAAATTATTTATGAAGGACTTATCTACGCTTTCTCCTTTGAGATAACGGCGCAATGTCGCCCTTGCTAAATCAAGCAGCATCTTCTTTTCATCAGTATTTAGTTTTAATCCATCCACCACTTCACCTCCTGTTAAAGCTTTTTTATAAACTTTTTTATAAAATAGAACCGTTGCATAACTTACACTGCTTTTGAAATCACCCGTAACATCTCCTGACGTATAATAGGAAACAAGTTCCCCCTTGCAATCAGCCGGAAGAATTCTCGTCAGTATTGCGATTGGAGCTCTGCCGCATATAGTCACTCCTGTATCAGTGAAATACTTTATAAAGCCATCAGAGTCTTTTGCGATTATTTTTTCAACCGCACCCATATCAAGTTTCTTTAGATTCTCTTTAACCGGTTCACCAAAAGGGACATAATTAAAATTAGGTCCATAATGGGTAAAATCAGAACTCGCTATCAGCAACGTCCTGCTGTCAACAAAAGGTTTTATGGCCTCTGCAAGTTCATCATACTCACTGCCGCCCACATCACCGACAAGGAGTGGGACTATCTTAAAATCCTTTAGCACTGTTTGAAGGAAAGGAATTTGGATCTCTATGGAATGTTCCTGTCTGTTTGCCTCAAGGTTTGATGAAAACCCTTTTTTCTTTAAAAGCGCATCGCATGTCTGCCGGTCAACACTCGCTCTTCCCAATGGTGTTTCAAAGTAATCAACAGGGGCAATGGCAATCCCTCTAAAATAGGAATAATGGGAAGGTGCAATTATTATTACCCTGTCATAGCTTTTGCCGGAAAGATAACTATAACCCGCAGCAGCACCCTTGCCTGAATATACATAGCCTGCATGCGGCTCTATGAGCGCGACAGGCTCTGTCTCTTCCTTTTTTAAACTGCTACTGCCCGTATTGGAAAGAAGATAGGAATTTATATTTTTAGCAAGTGTTTGAAAATCTGCCGGATACCAGGAGCCTGCAAGCGCCGATGGTCTAACAGTTGGCTCACTCTTCTCAGTCTGGGCTTTTGCACAGGAAGGAGAAACAAACAAAAGAAGAAACATGACAGCAACAGCTTTAATTAACTGCTTCATGCTTTCATTATATAAAAAAAAGGATTTATTTCAAATAAAGATGGGACTTCGCTGCTTTGAGTTTCTTTCAAAGCCTTCCCTGATTTTTAAGTTCCGTAATTATACTGTTTATCTGAGGCATTGCTTCGAGAGCGGCTTTTTCTCCTTCGATGATAGCTTCGTGTCTTTTCTCGAATTCTGTTGTGTCTATGTAGCCTACCTTCGGCCTTATAACTATATCAGCATCGGCAAGCTGGCTTATCGCAAGTTTTGAATACATGATGTTGATGGAGTGTAAGATGGTGTCTATTGTTCCTGTTGGCTTCTCTTTATCAAGGTCAGCCAATATATCTACAGCTATTACAACATCTGCCCCCAGCCTTCTGGCAGCATCAACCGCCACCGGACTTACAACCCCTCCGTCTATATACATCTTGTCAGTGATAATCACAGGTCTGAATATCCCGGGGATAGAACAACTAGCCCTCACAGCCAAACCTGTATTCCCTTTCCCGAACACAATCTCTTTCCCCTCGGGAATCTTTGTTGCAACTGCATAAAAGGGAATTTTCAGTTTCTCTATTGGCGTATTCTTTAATGCATTATTGATAAAATTTTCTATCTTTTCGCCTTTCACGAATCCATTATCAGGTATGGTAAAATCCACAATGACATCCTTCTCCATAGTAAGCGCTATCTTTTGAAGTTCAAAGCCATCGTAGCCATAAGCATAAAGGCTTCCGACAAAGCTTCCTGCACTTGTTCCGACAACCATATTGATGGGAATTTTATTCGCTTCAAGGATTTTCAGCACCCCTATATGGGCAAAGCCTCTTGATGCACCTGCACCGAGAACAACAGCTATTTTTACGGGTTTTGGCGGAGGTTTAACAACAACCTCCTTGTGCGCGCATGCGGAGATAATAACCAGCGATATAATAAAAAAATAAAATTTTTTCATGACTTCCGTGAAGTTTATTTTTTAAAGACCTTTGCCAGTTCGGCCCTTACAAGCTCAAGCCTGTCCTGTCCCCAGAAAAGTTCATTGCCGACTATGAGAGTGGGAACTCCGAATACTCCATCTGCATTTCCTTCTTCTGTTGATTTCTTAAGGCGCTCTTTCAGTGATGGGTCGCCAGACTTTTCTCTGAACTCTTTTTCATCAAGCCCTATGGATTTGGCAATATCCGCAAGAACATTTATCTCGCTTATATCAATCCCTTTCCCCCAGAAAGCATGGTTTGTGGCAATAAGGTACTTCTTGCCTTTGCCTGCATCATTAGCGATGAAAAAACATTCCTTATGAAGAGAACCCTTGGGCGGACCTTTAGGAAATGTAAGTTCAAGTTTGTAATACCCGGCAAGACGCCTGATATCGGCTGTCATGTGCTTTAATTCCTTAGGGTCAGGTGGAGATGAATCTGCAGGCTGCTCTATTACATATGGCTTAAGTTCCCATTTAATCCCGAATTCCTTTTCCATGTCAAAAATTCTCTTGTTGCCGTAGTAACAGAAAGGACTGGTAGTGCTGAAATAGTATTGCAGTTTCATGTCAAATCCCTCCAAATAATTTATCAAACTTTCCTTAAGATATATCTGATATCTTTTTTTAAGACAATGGAAACCATGGAATGTTCAAATGCCAGATCTATTCTTTAAACCACTTTTGCCAGTCCCATAAAGAATATTATGGCAGCATTATAAATACTTGGAGCAAGAACCTTTGGAGAGTTACTGCAGAGAAAGGTTAATGGCTTCGCTTTCTAAAAACTCAAGAAGTATTGATGAGAGAGTCTTGTAAAATTGGCATGAAGCATTTTTGCAAATCTTATCCTTAAGCATCGGCACCCATTTGAGAAGATGCTCCTTGAGGAAAGCACTCTCAGCAGACAAGAGCTTTTCAACCTTCTTTTTATTATTTTTCTGGTACAACAATTTTTCCTCCTCTTCACAAAGGCAAGCCATGAAGGCGAGCTCCAAGCCTATGTGGTCAGGAGGTCCATTATACTTCGCTGCATAGTTAAACTTAAACCGGCAATAGAATTGCTTTACATTTATAGTGGATTCCCCCCAAAGTCTGCTGCTTCCATTTCTGAAAACAGACTCATAAGGTGTCACATAGGATTTGTAGGGGATTCTGAACAGCCGCTGGTATTCCTGTACAAGCTCACTTTTTGAATCTGTTTCAAGCTCCGGAACAAATTCCTTTACGGCAGCGATAAACTCTTCATCAGGTGGCTCAAGAAATGCCCTTGCAAAAAAGGCATAGAATGAGTTTCGGTTTGCTGTTTCTTCCTTCACCAGGGTGTTATGTTCCAATCGTCACTCCCCCATTCAAATGTCACAGAAGGATTGGTATGTTTTCTGTCTGAAAATTTGACAGGTGCTTCACCGGTATTCCCCACATCTTCACCAAAGCTGAGAGCTTTTCCTATGCAGGTGTTTGCACAGGCAGGCTTAAGCCCTGTGAGACTCGTACGCCCGGAATCAAGCACTCTGTGAACGCAAAATGTGCATTTTTCAACCTTGCCGGTCTCGCTGTTAAACTGCGGAGCGCTATAAGGGCAAACCTTTGCGCAGTACTTACAACCTATGCACTTGTCCTGATCAATAAGCACTATCCCGAAATTGTCATCCTTTGATATGGCGCCAACAGGGCACGACTTAAGGCAAGCAGGTTCGTCACAGTGGAAGCAGGACATCGTCACAAAGAGTCTCTTGGGGGCAGACTCGTCTCCTCCCTGCTTTTCAATCACCTGCCTGTACCTTGCACCTTTATTAGTATTCAATTCAGCATTGCATGCCATGGCACATGCCCTGCATCCTACACACTTCCCTAAATTTATGGTCCATCCGAGCTGGCTCATACTTATCTCTCCTTTCAATTTATTTTAATAATCATATAGCTTTTTCAACTTTGACCTTGCTTATATAGAAACATGCCTGCCCTGAAATAGGGTCTGTCAGGCATGTATCTGCAAAATCCGGATCACCCCTCTGCACAAGATTTCCGTTCGGACCTGCTCCTATCTTGGCGTTATAGTCTGTGGCAGTGCTTCCAACAGTATAAGGCTGCGAGCCAAACCATTCCCTGCCGAAGTGATGGTCAACAACAACTGATTTTGCCCTAAGCCCTGCAATTACCCTAACTTTCCCTTTTATGCTGCTGCCATTTGGAGATGATATTTCAACTATGTCTCCGGTCAGGACTCCGAGTTCGGCAGCATCGCTTGTATTGAGATATACAAATCCCTCAGGCTGAATCTCAAGCGCCCATTCATTGCTTGTTGACCTAGACTGGGTATGCCATGCCCTTTTATATGTACTTAGAGTATATTCATATTCGGTATCATCTATTTCCGCCCCCTTAAGTCCGACGTATGGCTCCTCCCATAAAGGCACTCCCGAATATTCTTCACCGCTAAATGCGTTCTTATAGTGGGCAACCTTCTCGCAGAATATATTTATCAGGTCGCCGTACTTATTCTTGACCCAGCCTGTAGCGCTTGAGTCTTCAACCTGTGCAGGGTTTTCCCATCTGCCTGCCATTTGTATATATTCAACAGAACTGTCGCCCGGAACACCGGTTGCTCCTTCATCGCCAAGCCCCGATGAGAAATCTCCAAGCTTTAAAACTTCATCCCAGATCTGATAAGCAGTATCAAGGTTCTTCCCTGTCCCCATTCCATCTGCCCCGAAGTTTGGAAGGTCGAGGAGCTTTGCCATCTGGACGAGCTGTTCATCATAAGGCATTGGTCCGCTCCATGCTGCAAGGAGCTCTGCTGCTGTGGCAAAGGAACTTCCCGTCAAAGTGGCATCTGCAGGCACATATATCCGCGCAGACCTTCCATCGATCGTGATTTCCTTGTACGTGCCTATTACGGGTCTTCTTATTGTGCCGGCTTTTGTCTTAAGAGTCGGATAGCTTGTGAATGGCAGTGAATATCTCTCAAAATATGTGGTATCAGGGAGAATATAGTCAGACAATGCCGCTGTTTCATCCATGAATATAGAACATGACACCAAAAGCGGTATCACATACTTTTCCCCATTTTTCTTTACAAGAGCATCCCTTACTCCCTGGCTGTTAGCCTGTGTGTATGCTGGGTTATGGCAGTAAATCACCATAGCTTTGCAATTATAGGGGTAGCCCACAGCAGCACTCGGTATAGTTTCTTGCGTTACAACGCCTGCAGCAGGATACCACTGTCTTGTGGGAGTTGTTGCAATGCCTTCATATGCTGAACCTGCCCTGTCAATTCTTATCCCGCTTGTAAGACTGCTTGATACAGGCTTCGAGGCATCTTTCCCTCCAAAGCGGGCACGTGTGCAATATCCTCCGATTCTGTCAACCCTTCCTATTATGGTGTTGAGAATCATCACTGCCCGCGCTGTCTGATAACCATTTGGATGTGCCCATGCTCCCCTGTAAGATTCCACGCAGGATTTTTTTGTACCTGATGACAACTCATCAGCAATAGCCTCTATAATAGTTGAGCTTACATCGCAGAGTGCTGCCCATTCGCTGACTGTCTTGCTTTCTATCTGTGTTTTAAGGAGCGTAAAGGAAGTTGCGCACTCAACACTGTTGACCGTACCCTCAAAATCAAGGGTTGCTGTGGAAGTTGAAGAATAGAGGGTTATAGTACCGTCATCCTTCCTTACTGTAAAAGGAACTACCACTGATGCACCTGTTGACGCAGAAGCCGCCTTTGTATTAAAACTTGCCCTCGTGCATCCGCTTCCCGATGTGCCAAGTGTGTTGCCTGTATCATCCTTTGCAGGATAATAGATTAATTCCGAGCCTATCTTTATAAATCCCTTAGCCGGGAATGTGCTTGAATCAGCTACAGGTATAACAGTAGTTGAAGTAGTTATATCTGAGGCAAGAGTCGTCACGCCGTC
It encodes:
- a CDS encoding radical SAM protein, which translates into the protein MIELLFIVLNSECTRACPFCFYNTGNQRKRNERLNSGDILRFTDFLKKQGLANAILSGGEPLLFDGLERLIKELRSADIFTLLLTNGDLLTYEKKKELKKSGLSAISVSLHVDSADEMELERKITSAAEDMEIPLTFIFVLTSVNFSLAQKALQLTRKMGKGLIIQPAFIPSFSGKTNEKARNLSIANLLPEDFDNLKNVLLEWGKSFNTLAFVKLLLSLYSNQPGRPKVCGMGGTSLVLNCDGEIIPCFHREDIVPGNILKDDYESILKKNNRLSAELRHAGCFGEHCVSLFTEIR
- the amrS gene encoding AmmeMemoRadiSam system radical SAM enzyme; this translates as MDRRRFIKCAVAGGCIFAAGDIASNPILLLSEAGETAAGGNRSLKECMYYKKIDQLRVECLVCPRKCRIADMERGYCGNKENHGGTYYSLVYSRPCAIHTDPIEKKPLFHYLPATTAFSLATAGCNVECKFCQNWEIAQFRPEQVESVYLTPDDVHKEAAKQGARSIACTYSEPVVFYEYVHDIAVLGKKTGIKTVMISNGFIEKEPMQELCKHLGAVKIDLKGFTEKFYKDTCSAELKPVLETLKLLKQSRIWFEIVVLLIPTLNDSPAEIRQMCSWIKTNLGTDVPIHFTQFHPTYKIKNLPVTPVSTLEMARNTAMAFGLNFPYVGNVPGHPGENTYCPQCKKKIIGRVGFYITDVSIEGGKCKFCKRPIPGVWG
- a CDS encoding DUF362 domain-containing protein, giving the protein MKRRKFVKVTAGISAGFIASLLKNISSAESIFDTLINKINNKINPSGESGTVLRSTPKIQKKPVVAVSKRGDIRDKNGELRGDVLRSMFDESIKKIFGVTDPRDVLKSLFPGTDTIGIKVNCLAGRGLSSSRELVEAVISSLQSAGIERERIIVWDRTDDDLIRAGFTVNRKGNDVLCFGTNNLYEPEPRMSGSVGSCFSRILSERCGTIINIPVLKDHDLAGVSLGMKNFYGAIHNPNKYHDNACNPYVAELNMHPLIKDKVRLIVCDGTTAQFQGGPSYKPQWTWDFNGILVSEDPVAIDRIGFDIITEKRRAAGLKPFAEEKRDPKYIETAGDMGLGVFDKSRIKIVS
- the amrB gene encoding AmmeMemoRadiSam system protein B codes for the protein MKQLIKAVAVMFLLLFVSPSCAKAQTEKSEPTVRPSALAGSWYPADFQTLAKNINSYLLSNTGSSSLKKEETEPVALIEPHAGYVYSGKGAAAGYSYLSGKSYDRVIIIAPSHYSYFRGIAIAPVDYFETPLGRASVDRQTCDALLKKKGFSSNLEANRQEHSIEIQIPFLQTVLKDFKIVPLLVGDVGGSEYDELAEAIKPFVDSRTLLIASSDFTHYGPNFNYVPFGEPVKENLKKLDMGAVEKIIAKDSDGFIKYFTDTGVTICGRAPIAILTRILPADCKGELVSYYTSGDVTGDFKSSVSYATVLFYKKVYKKALTGGEVVDGLKLNTDEKKMLLDLARATLRRYLKGESVDKSFINNFNVSDKLKQKRGAFVTITKHGMLRGCIGYVEGIKPLYETIVDNAINASTRDPRFEPMKSSEEKDCDIEISVLTVPVPVANVSEIEVGRDGLIIEKGWSRGLLLPQVPVEYGWDRDTFLRQLCAKAGLPSDAWKSGAKIMKFEAQVFSEHEK
- a CDS encoding patatin-like phospholipase family protein, translated to MKKFYFFIISLVIISACAHKEVVVKPPPKPVKIAVVLGAGASRGFAHIGVLKILEANKIPINMVVGTSAGSFVGSLYAYGYDGFELQKIALTMEKDVIVDFTIPDNGFVKGEKIENFINNALKNTPIEKLKIPFYAVATKIPEGKEIVFGKGNTGLAVRASCSIPGIFRPVIITDKMYIDGGVVSPVAVDAARRLGADVVIAVDILADLDKEKPTGTIDTILHSINIMYSKLAISQLADADIVIRPKVGYIDTTEFEKRHEAIIEGEKAALEAMPQINSIITELKNQGRL
- a CDS encoding 2-hydroxychromene-2-carboxylate isomerase; amino-acid sequence: MKLQYYFSTTSPFCYYGNKRIFDMEKEFGIKWELKPYVIEQPADSSPPDPKELKHMTADIRRLAGYYKLELTFPKGPPKGSLHKECFFIANDAGKGKKYLIATNHAFWGKGIDISEINVLADIAKSIGLDEKEFREKSGDPSLKERLKKSTEEGNADGVFGVPTLIVGNELFWGQDRLELVRAELAKVFKK
- a CDS encoding molecular chaperone TorD family protein is translated as MEHNTLVKEETANRNSFYAFFARAFLEPPDEEFIAAVKEFVPELETDSKSELVQEYQRLFRIPYKSYVTPYESVFRNGSSRLWGESTINVKQFYCRFKFNYAAKYNGPPDHIGLELAFMACLCEEEEKLLYQKNNKKKVEKLLSAESAFLKEHLLKWVPMLKDKICKNASCQFYKTLSSILLEFLESEAINLSLQ
- a CDS encoding 4Fe-4S dicluster domain-containing protein; its protein translation is MSQLGWTINLGKCVGCRACAMACNAELNTNKGARYRQVIEKQGGDESAPKRLFVTMSCFHCDEPACLKSCPVGAISKDDNFGIVLIDQDKCIGCKYCAKVCPYSAPQFNSETGKVEKCTFCVHRVLDSGRTSLTGLKPACANTCIGKALSFGEDVGNTGEAPVKFSDRKHTNPSVTFEWGSDDWNITPW